A section of the Citrus sinensis cultivar Valencia sweet orange chromosome 8, DVS_A1.0, whole genome shotgun sequence genome encodes:
- the LOC102619639 gene encoding YTH domain-containing protein ECT4 isoform X2, whose protein sequence is MRNSTKSLSILIMDAEDQPADTDKMKEQPLSATNESSVSPNSSQGALTVGHTRETAVQSGSFGPVGDHSVYSSNIFAPQAQAFYYRGYDNVPGEWDEYPSYVNAEGLELGSSGVYNDNPSLVYHTGYGYSPQMPYGPYSPVTTPSVGGDAHLYSPQQFPFSGPPYYQQMVPPSLPYITSPTPVSQPELNTLMGAEQQNDNMLFGPRSGYPPALGSFGRGGMHGNPGMIGFHDGQQGFDGLRSGGLWSDWSKPSDRQRPLTPISPAVSPQPIGTFGSFGQNVPVASQQQRSFYGFGSGSNSYNRGYMHNAFSQGSNFGGTPISNLAINNRGWISLDSSKRRVRGSGSLCGCNGTLDILNEQNRGPRALKPKSQMTDEHGSSVDQNKESKSVVKILDESYNQPDFVTDYKDAKFFIIKSYSEDNVHKSIKYGVWASTPNGNKKLDAACCEAKEKQDACPVFLFFSVNASAQFCGVAEMIGPVDFEKSVDYWQQDKWSGQFPVKWHIIKDVPNSQFRHIVLENNDNKPVTNSRDTQEVKLEQGIEMLNIFKNYVTDMSILDDFDFYEDRQKAMQERKARQQASLMAVGVVGENDHKNAVTYSTDFIKQMSKSFAQVVRLDEGNKDGMGVDKATSASGGSMGARGKLEDALTAVVSSAQSS, encoded by the exons atgagaa ACTCTACTAAGTCACTGAGCATACTGATCATGGATGCAGAAGATCAACCAGCTGATACAGATAAAATGAAGGAGCAG CCTCTTTCAGCAACAAATGAGAGCTCAGTTTCTCCTAATTCCTCTCAGGGTGCTCTCACTGTAGGACATACAAGGGAGACTGCAGTGCAATCAGGATCTTTTGGTCCTGTTGGAGACCATTCTGTCTACTCATCTAACATTTTTGCACCGCAGGCGCAGGCCTTCTACTATAGAG GTTACGACAATGTTCCTGGTGAATGGGATGAATATCCCTCATATGTCAATGCTGAAGGATTGGAACTTGGATCTTCT GGGGTTTACAACGACAATCCTTCGCTTGTATATCATACTGGATATGGTTACAGTCCACAAATGCCATATGGACCATACTCTCCCGTCACAACTCCTTCTGTTGGTGGAGATGCACATTTATATTCTCCTCAGCAGTTTCCATTCTCTGGGCCACCTTACTACCAGCAGATGGTTCCCCCTAGCTTGCCGTATATTACTTCACCAACTCCAGTTTCACAACCAGAGCTCAATACACTGATGGGTGCTGAGCAACAAAATGATAACATGCTTTTTGGACCGAGGTCTGGTTATCCTCCTGCATTGGGATCTTTTGGTAGAGGCGGTATGCATGGAAATCCTGGTATGATTGGTTTTCATGATGGACAGCAAGGGTTTGATGGATTGAGATCTGGAGGACTTTGGTCAGATTGGTCAAAACCTTCAGACAGACAAAGACCTCTGACCCCAATATCACCTGCTGTGTCTCCTCAACCAATTGGTACATTTGGGTCATTTGGGCAAAATGTTCCAGTG GCATCTCAACAACAAAGATCTTTTTATGGTTTTGGATCAGGTTCGAATTCCTACAATAGAGGTTACATGCACAATGCTTTTAGTCAGGGCTCCAATTTTGGTGGTACGCCAATTTCTAATTTGGCAATTAACAATCGGGGCTGGATTTCTCTTGACTCTAGTAAACGACGTGTGAGGGGTAGTGGTTCTTTATGTGGTTGCAATGGTACTCTTGATATACTAAATGAGCAAAACCGGGGCCCAAGAGCTTTAAAGCCTAAGAGTCAAATGACAGATGAACATGGTTCCTCGGTCGACCAAAACAAAGAAAGCAAGTCTGTGGTTAAGATTCTCGATGAGTCATACAACCAGCCAGATTTTGTCACCGACTACAAAGATGCAAAGTTTTTCATTATCAAGTCTTATAGCGAAGATAATGTACACAAGAGCATCAAATATGGTGTCTGGGCCAGCACACCAAATGGTAACAAGAAGTTAGATGCTGCTTGTTGTGAAGCTAAAGAGAAGCAAGATGCATGTCCAGTGTTTCTCTTCTTTTCG GTTAATGCTAGTGCTCAGTTCTGTGGTGTGGCTGAAATGATTGGTCctgttgattttgaaaagagtGTGGATTACTGGCAGCAAGATAAATGGAGTGGGCAGTTCCCTGTTAAGTGGCATATTATCAAAGATGTCCCAAATAGTCAGTTTCGTCACATTGTACTGGAAAATAATGACAACAAGCCTGTCACTAACAGTCGGGATACACAGGAG GTGAAATTGGAGCAAGGCATTGAGATGTTAAACATCTTTAAGAATTATGTAACCGATATGTCAATCCTggatgattttgatttctatGAAGATCGGCAGAAAGCCATGCAGGAAAGGAAGGCAAGACAGCAAGCTAGCTTGATGGCTGTAGGGGTAGTTGGAGAGAATGATCATAAAAATGCAGTCACCTATTCCACTGATTTTATCAAGCAGATGTCCAAGAGCTTTGCTCAAGTTGTCCGCTTGGATGAGGGTAACAAAGACGGCATGGGTGTAGACAAAGCTACTTCTGCCTCTGGCGGCTCCATGGGTGCCAGAGGTAAACTTGAAGATGCTCTTACTGCCGTCGTCTCTTCTGCTCAGTCCAGTTAG